A window of Halanaerobiales bacterium genomic DNA:
AAAGAAATACCTCTTTTAGCCAGGATAATTGCTATAGTGGATTCATTTGATGTTATGACTCACAGTCGTGCTTATAAAGAACCTATGTCAAAAAGGGAGGCAATTAAGGAATTGAAAAGATGTGCAGGAGGACAGTTTGATCCTGATTTAGTTAAAAAGTTTGTAAAAATAATTGAATAAAAAAAGGAGGGATGCCTTGATTTTAAATAAAGAAAATGATGAAGATATTTTCAGAAAGGAAAAAGAAGTAATAAAAAATGCAGAAAAATTTGTAGAAAATTATGATGGTTCTAATAAAGAAATATATAATAGATACAAAAATTTACTTAAAAACTATAAAGATTTATTAAATCAAATTGAATATATTATTAAGATAAGTGATAATTACCAATTAGATTTAATTAAAGCTAAAGATAAATTACAAAAAGAAATTGAAGAAAGAAAAAAAGCGGAAAAAGAATTAAAAGAAATTTCAACTAGAGACCAGCTGACAGGATTATATAATAGAAGAGAATTTGAAAAAATTATCAAAAAGGAATGGCGAAACTCAATTCGGAAAGCTACACCTATATCAATCATAATGATTGATATAGATAATTTTAAGGAATTTAATGATAATTATGGGCATTTAGCAGGTGATAATTGTCTGCAAAAGGTGAGTAAAATTATGCAAAACACTTTAAAAAGGCCAAGAGATTTTGTATCGCGTTATGGGGGAGAAGAATTTGTAGCTATTCTGCCTGATACTGATCAAGAAGGAGCTTCTCATGTAGCTGAATCTATAAGAAAAAACATTGAAAAAGCAAAAATTCCTCATAAAATTTCTTTAGTTTCAGATTTTGTGACTGTCAGTTTGGGGGTTGCTACGACCAATCAGGCTGATTTGCTTGTTTATGAAGAATTATTAGATGAAGCCGATAGTGCTTTATATAAGGCGAAGGAAAATGGAAAAAACAGATATGTTTCTGTTGAAATTTAAATTAATAAGGAGTGATTAAATGATGGATGAAATGAATATTTTAAATTTAAGAAATAAGTTAAATAAATATGGAGTAATAATGAGTTTTACCGGTCCTTTTTCACAGGGCATTATTGAAGAAATTGGCTCAGCTTTAAGGAGTTATTTAGAAAGTAAAACTGATTCAAAAGGAGAAATTTTTAAAGTTTTTTCTGTTTTTATAGAACAGACTCAAAATATGAAAAATTATGCCTATCAATTGCCTGATGAAAAAATACAGGAGGAGATTTTATTATCAGGAATTTTGAATATAGGTTTAAGAAATGATAAATATTTTGTTAGTTCAGGAAATTTAGTGAAAAAAGAAGACGTTAAATCTTTAAAAAATAAATTAAAGAAAATAAAATCATATGATAAAAAAGAACTGGCAAAGGTTTATCGCAAAAAATTAAGAGATGATGATATAGATGAAGAAAATGGAGCAGGACTGGGTTTGATAGAAATGGCTCGAAAGGCCAGTGAAAAAATAAAATTTGAATTTGAAGAAGTTGATGAAAATTATGAATTTTTTACTTTAACAATAAAAATATAGGATAGAGGAGGATTATAATGGATAATTTTTATATTGAAGAAACAAAATCTTCTCCAGAGATTGAATATGTTTCTGAAGAGAATAAGTTGATTATTAAAGGTGAATCATATCCAGAAGATT
This region includes:
- a CDS encoding GGDEF domain-containing protein, which produces MILNKENDEDIFRKEKEVIKNAEKFVENYDGSNKEIYNRYKNLLKNYKDLLNQIEYIIKISDNYQLDLIKAKDKLQKEIEERKKAEKELKEISTRDQLTGLYNRREFEKIIKKEWRNSIRKATPISIIMIDIDNFKEFNDNYGHLAGDNCLQKVSKIMQNTLKRPRDFVSRYGGEEFVAILPDTDQEGASHVAESIRKNIEKAKIPHKISLVSDFVTVSLGVATTNQADLLVYEELLDEADSALYKAKENGKNRYVSVEI
- a CDS encoding SiaB family protein kinase, whose translation is MMDEMNILNLRNKLNKYGVIMSFTGPFSQGIIEEIGSALRSYLESKTDSKGEIFKVFSVFIEQTQNMKNYAYQLPDEKIQEEILLSGILNIGLRNDKYFVSSGNLVKKEDVKSLKNKLKKIKSYDKKELAKVYRKKLRDDDIDEENGAGLGLIEMARKASEKIKFEFEEVDENYEFFTLTIKI